In one window of Micromonospora cathayae DNA:
- a CDS encoding ATP-binding protein → MSESGREALLRFVDELRRLRQVAGGPSLNALVAVAAHRGRPLARSTLSDKLNAKSLPEWDFVVGYVDACAAYAAQLGIDLPADLTDLARWDAAHWRLLRAADATRAEHRLAAQARTELGRQARTGGTPVPDTPAGQTRPWVVPRQLPAAVRHFVGRSAPLAALSSLADGPADTVVISAIGGTAGVGKTALAVHWAHQVADRFPDGQLYVNLRGFDPDGNLLDPAEALGGFLEALAVPAHRIPAGLPAQAALFRSLLAGRRMLVVLDNARHADQVRPLLPGTPGSLVLVTSRHQLPGLVATEGAHPLVLDLLSPAEARDLLARRVGGRRVADEPEAVDRIVDASARLPLALAIVSARAATHPGFPLARLAEELTDSRLDALCGGDTGTDVRAVLSWSYRSLDPSAAALFRRLGLHPGPDLSVAAAASLAAQPVDRVRPVLAALTRANLLTEHTPGRYLLHDLLAAYAAEQARTVDPEPDRRAAVGRLLDHYLHTAHRADLLLHQHRDPVDLSAARTGTTVPELVDRDGAWAWLSAEHRTLLAAVMLAEADGFDAHAWQIAWCVNTYLDRVGAWRDQSTAQQVALRAAARAGDRNGQARAHRNRAVACLRLGGHDEARAHLDRAVELYDALGDLVGGARAQLNLGNVAERLGEHRRALAHAQRAYDLFEAAGHDHGQANALNNIGWCHGQLGDHQRALDYCRRALTQQQRVGNRYWEAHTWDSVGTAHHHLGEYPQAVECYTSALAIYREVGERYFEATTLTHLGDTWCAAGDPEQARTAWRQAVDVLDRLGHPDAAQVRARLDGR, encoded by the coding sequence GTGTCGGAGAGCGGGCGGGAAGCGCTGCTGCGGTTCGTGGACGAACTCCGGCGGCTCCGGCAGGTCGCCGGTGGGCCGTCGCTGAACGCGCTGGTCGCGGTGGCCGCCCACCGGGGCCGTCCACTGGCCCGCTCCACCCTCAGCGACAAGCTCAACGCCAAGTCGTTGCCGGAGTGGGACTTCGTCGTCGGGTACGTCGACGCCTGCGCCGCGTACGCCGCGCAACTCGGGATCGACCTGCCGGCGGACCTGACCGACCTGGCCCGGTGGGACGCCGCGCACTGGCGACTGTTGCGGGCGGCCGACGCGACCCGGGCCGAGCACCGGCTGGCCGCCCAGGCCCGCACCGAACTGGGCCGCCAGGCCCGCACCGGCGGGACACCGGTGCCGGACACCCCGGCGGGACAGACCCGACCGTGGGTGGTGCCCCGGCAGTTGCCGGCGGCGGTCCGGCACTTCGTCGGACGGTCCGCCCCCCTCGCCGCGCTGAGCAGCCTGGCCGACGGCCCGGCCGACACGGTGGTCATCTCCGCGATCGGCGGTACGGCGGGGGTCGGCAAGACCGCCCTCGCCGTGCACTGGGCGCACCAGGTGGCCGACCGGTTCCCCGACGGCCAGCTCTACGTCAACCTGCGTGGCTTCGACCCGGACGGCAACCTGCTCGACCCGGCCGAGGCGCTCGGCGGTTTCCTGGAGGCGCTGGCCGTACCGGCGCACCGGATCCCCGCCGGGCTGCCCGCGCAGGCGGCGCTGTTCCGCAGCCTGCTGGCCGGGCGGCGGATGCTGGTCGTGCTGGACAACGCGCGCCACGCAGACCAGGTCCGGCCGCTGCTGCCCGGCACCCCGGGCAGTCTGGTGCTGGTGACCAGCCGGCACCAACTGCCGGGGCTGGTCGCCACCGAGGGCGCGCATCCGCTGGTACTGGACCTGCTGTCGCCGGCCGAGGCGCGCGACCTGCTGGCCCGGCGGGTCGGCGGCCGGCGGGTGGCCGACGAACCGGAGGCGGTGGACCGGATCGTCGACGCGTCGGCCCGGCTGCCGCTGGCCCTGGCCATCGTGTCGGCGCGCGCCGCCACCCACCCGGGTTTCCCGCTCGCCCGGCTCGCCGAGGAACTGACCGACTCCCGCCTGGACGCCCTCTGCGGCGGGGACACCGGCACCGACGTCCGGGCGGTGCTGTCCTGGTCGTACCGGAGTCTGGACCCGTCGGCGGCGGCGCTGTTCCGGCGGCTGGGCCTGCACCCCGGACCGGACCTGTCGGTCGCCGCCGCCGCGAGCCTCGCGGCGCAGCCGGTCGACCGGGTACGGCCGGTGCTGGCCGCGCTGACCAGGGCGAACCTGCTCACCGAGCACACCCCCGGCCGGTACCTGCTGCACGACCTGCTCGCCGCGTACGCCGCCGAACAGGCCCGGACCGTCGACCCGGAACCGGACCGGCGGGCCGCCGTGGGCCGGCTGCTCGACCACTACCTGCACACCGCCCACCGCGCCGACCTGCTGCTGCACCAGCACCGGGACCCGGTCGACCTGTCGGCGGCCCGGACCGGCACGACGGTGCCGGAGCTGGTCGACCGGGACGGGGCGTGGGCCTGGCTCAGCGCCGAGCATCGCACCCTGCTGGCCGCCGTCATGCTGGCGGAGGCCGACGGTTTCGACGCGCACGCCTGGCAGATCGCCTGGTGCGTGAACACCTACCTGGACCGGGTGGGCGCCTGGCGGGACCAGTCGACCGCACAGCAGGTGGCGCTGCGGGCCGCCGCGCGGGCCGGGGACCGTAACGGGCAGGCGCGGGCGCACCGCAACCGCGCGGTGGCGTGCCTGCGGTTGGGCGGCCATGACGAGGCCCGCGCGCACCTGGACCGGGCCGTCGAGCTGTACGACGCCCTCGGTGACCTGGTCGGTGGGGCACGGGCCCAGCTCAACCTGGGCAACGTGGCGGAACGGCTGGGCGAGCACCGGCGGGCCCTCGCGCACGCGCAGCGGGCCTACGACCTGTTCGAGGCGGCCGGCCACGACCACGGGCAGGCCAACGCGCTGAACAACATCGGCTGGTGCCACGGCCAGCTCGGTGACCACCAGCGGGCGCTGGACTACTGCCGGCGGGCGCTGACCCAGCAGCAGCGGGTGGGTAACCGGTACTGGGAGGCGCACACCTGGGACAGCGTCGGCACCGCCCACCACCATCTCGGCGAGTACCCGCAGGCCGTCGAGTGCTACACCAGCGCGCTGGCGATCTACCGGGAGGTGGGCGAACGGTACTTCGAGGCCACCACCCTGACCCACCTGGGCGACACCTGGTGTGCCGCCGGTGACCCCGAGCAGGCGCGTACCGCCTGGCGACAGGCGGTCGACGTCCTCGACCGGCTCGGCCACCCGGACGCCGCGCAGGTCCGGGCCCGGCTCGACGGCCGCTGA
- a CDS encoding discoidin domain-containing protein yields MGLTRRTLIGSVAAGTALAAVPPRDLMPGGIASAAAASPPGDVVGKITVGYQGWFSCPGDGAPIGGWWHWSRDRFQPPSPANTTIVSWPDMRDYTHGYSTAYPALGNGQPARLFSSYDQQTVDTHFRWMREHGCDTAALQRFNPFGDEGPTRDAMAVKVRSAAERYGRKFYVMYDVTSWTAMQSQLKEDWTTKMSAHTASPAYARQNGRPVVCIWGFGFNDDGRPFAPAPCLDVVRWFKAQGCYVIGGVPTYWRQGINDSRPGFSEVYHAFDMLSPWMVGRTGTLDGLDWFHTNVNVPDLADCAAHGIDYQPCVMPGDLSAGHRRHGDFYWRHLYNMIRLPAQGLYVSMFDEYNEGNQIAKTSETQATTPAGVGIRALDEDGTFCSADYYLRITADGGRMLKGQLALTPVRPTPPVVGTPPPPGGNLAAGRPATASSSQNGPYPPGNAVDGDRGSYWESANGAFPQWWQVDLGGNQPVTRLVLALPAGWERRTQTLSVQGSTDGTTFGTLAGSAGRVFDPATGNQVTITLPGTATRYVRVHVTGNTGWPAGQLAQVELYAG; encoded by the coding sequence ATGGGACTCACCCGCCGTACGCTCATCGGATCCGTGGCGGCCGGAACCGCACTGGCCGCCGTCCCGCCCCGCGACCTGATGCCGGGCGGCATCGCGTCCGCCGCCGCGGCCAGCCCGCCCGGCGACGTGGTCGGCAAGATCACCGTCGGCTACCAGGGCTGGTTCAGTTGCCCCGGTGACGGCGCGCCGATCGGCGGCTGGTGGCACTGGAGCCGGGACCGCTTCCAGCCGCCCTCGCCGGCCAACACCACCATCGTCTCCTGGCCGGACATGCGGGACTACACGCACGGCTACTCCACCGCGTACCCGGCGCTCGGCAACGGCCAGCCGGCCCGGCTGTTCTCCTCCTACGACCAGCAGACCGTGGACACCCACTTCCGGTGGATGCGCGAGCACGGCTGCGACACCGCCGCGTTGCAGCGGTTCAACCCGTTCGGCGACGAGGGACCGACCCGGGACGCGATGGCGGTCAAGGTCCGCAGCGCCGCCGAACGGTACGGCCGCAAGTTCTACGTCATGTACGACGTGACGAGTTGGACCGCGATGCAGTCCCAGCTCAAGGAGGACTGGACGACGAAGATGTCCGCGCACACCGCCTCCCCGGCGTACGCGCGGCAGAACGGCAGACCGGTCGTCTGCATCTGGGGGTTCGGGTTCAACGACGACGGCCGACCGTTCGCCCCGGCCCCCTGCCTGGACGTGGTGCGCTGGTTCAAGGCGCAGGGCTGCTACGTCATCGGCGGCGTGCCGACGTACTGGCGGCAGGGCATCAACGACTCCCGGCCCGGCTTCTCCGAGGTGTACCACGCGTTCGACATGCTCTCGCCGTGGATGGTCGGCCGGACCGGCACCCTGGACGGGCTGGACTGGTTCCACACCAACGTCAACGTCCCCGACCTGGCCGACTGCGCCGCGCACGGCATCGACTACCAGCCCTGTGTGATGCCCGGCGACCTGTCGGCCGGGCACCGCCGGCACGGCGACTTCTACTGGCGGCACCTCTACAACATGATCCGGCTGCCCGCCCAGGGCCTGTACGTGTCCATGTTCGACGAGTACAACGAGGGCAACCAGATCGCCAAGACCAGCGAGACGCAGGCGACCACGCCGGCCGGCGTCGGCATCCGGGCCCTCGACGAGGACGGCACCTTCTGCTCCGCCGACTACTACCTACGGATCACCGCCGACGGCGGCCGGATGCTCAAGGGTCAGCTCGCGCTGACCCCGGTCCGGCCCACCCCGCCGGTGGTCGGCACGCCACCACCGCCCGGGGGCAACCTCGCCGCCGGCCGGCCGGCCACCGCCAGCAGCAGCCAGAACGGCCCGTACCCGCCCGGGAACGCGGTCGACGGCGACCGGGGCAGCTACTGGGAGTCGGCCAACGGCGCGTTCCCCCAGTGGTGGCAGGTCGACCTGGGCGGCAACCAGCCGGTGACCCGACTGGTGCTGGCCCTGCCGGCCGGCTGGGAACGACGCACCCAGACCCTGTCCGTGCAGGGCAGCACCGACGGCACCACCTTCGGCACACTGGCCGGGTCGGCCGGCCGGGTCTTCGACCCCGCCACCGGCAACCAGGTGACGATCACCCTGCCCGGCACCGCCACCCGGTACGTGCGGGTCCACGTCACCGGCAACACCGGATGGCCCGCCGGCCAGCTCGCCCAGGTGGAGCTGTACGCCGGCTGA
- a CDS encoding CARDB domain-containing protein has product MTRTRIRRLLVGGFLAVALVGGAALAPTPALAAGGPNLAAGRPATASGANGPYVASHVTDGNPATYWESPSHAFPQWVQVDLGGSVEIDQVKLKLPPSTDWGTRTQTLAVQGSADGGSFGTLSASAGRVFDPASANTVTIDVAATRVRYVRVHVTGNTGWPAAQVAEFEVYGVAGGPVDPGDPGGTNLATGKPIEASSSTFSFVAANATDGSLTSYWESAGFPATLTVKLGATADLTAIVIRLNPDPVWGPRTQNVQVLGRADPAGGFTSLKAAADYSFSPSGNQNTVTIPVTGRVADLQLRFLGNTGAPGGQVADLQVRGAWAPNPDLVVTTAGWTPATPSEATPVTLSATVRNAGTAAAGATTVDFRLGGTVVGSAPVGALAAGATTTVTATVGTRTAGSYRVSAVVDPANTVAEQNNDNNTFTAATDLVVTPAPGPDLQVVDVTPNPPNPAVGAAVSFTVAVRNRGITGTSATSVTRLVVGGTTLNGTTPGVAAGATVSVPVSGTWTATAGGATVTATADATNVVAETNEANNVFSRSIVVGRGAAAPWVSYEAEAGRYQGTLLEADPLRTFGHTNFGTESSGRRSVRLTGTGQFVEFTSTIPANSIVVRNSIPDAPNGGGTNASISLYVNDTFVRKLTLSSKHSWLYGTTDDTESLTNTPQADARRLFDESHALLAQSYPAGTRFRLQRDATDTAAFYVIDVIDLEQVAPAASKPAECTSITSYGAVPNDGLDDTAAIQRAVTDDQNGVIGCVWIPAGQWRQEQKILSPDPNRGQYNQQGIRNVTVRGAGMWHSQLYTLTEPQNVVGNINHPHEGNVGFDIDDNTQISDLAIFGMTTNRAHRGHGINGRLGRNTKISNVWIEHVNVGAWVGRDYSDTPAYWNPGDGLEFSGMRIRDTYADGINFSNGTRNSRVFNSSFRTTGDDALAVWANPRVKDTTVDVAHDNHFVNNTIQLPWRANGIAVYGGYGNTIENNLISDTMNYPGIMLATDHSPLPFSGTTLIANNALYRCGGVFWNEDQEFGAITLFPAGSDITGVTIRDTEIHDSTYDGIQFKTGGGNMPNVAVTNVKIDKSNHGAGILAMAGARGNARLTNVTITNSADGHIVTQPGSSFAITGG; this is encoded by the coding sequence ATGACACGTACCCGAATCCGCAGGCTGCTGGTCGGCGGCTTCCTCGCGGTCGCGCTGGTCGGCGGCGCGGCGCTCGCGCCCACCCCGGCGCTCGCGGCCGGCGGCCCCAACCTGGCCGCCGGCCGACCGGCCACGGCGAGCGGGGCCAACGGCCCCTACGTCGCCTCCCACGTCACCGACGGCAACCCGGCCACCTACTGGGAGAGCCCGTCGCACGCGTTCCCGCAGTGGGTCCAGGTCGACCTCGGCGGCAGCGTCGAGATCGACCAGGTGAAGCTGAAGCTGCCACCGTCGACCGACTGGGGCACCCGGACGCAGACCCTCGCCGTGCAGGGCAGCGCCGACGGCGGCAGCTTCGGCACGCTCTCCGCGTCGGCCGGGCGGGTGTTCGACCCGGCCTCGGCCAACACCGTCACCATCGACGTCGCCGCGACCCGGGTGCGGTACGTACGGGTGCACGTCACAGGCAACACCGGCTGGCCCGCCGCCCAGGTCGCCGAGTTCGAGGTCTACGGCGTGGCCGGCGGCCCGGTCGATCCCGGTGACCCGGGCGGCACGAACCTGGCCACCGGCAAGCCGATCGAGGCGTCCTCGTCGACGTTCTCCTTCGTCGCGGCCAATGCCACCGACGGCAGCCTCACCTCGTACTGGGAGTCCGCCGGGTTCCCGGCCACCCTCACCGTGAAGCTGGGCGCCACCGCCGACCTCACCGCGATCGTGATCAGGCTCAACCCGGACCCGGTCTGGGGACCCCGGACCCAGAACGTCCAGGTCCTCGGCCGCGCCGACCCGGCCGGCGGCTTCACCTCGCTGAAGGCTGCCGCCGACTACTCCTTCAGCCCGTCGGGCAACCAGAACACCGTGACGATCCCGGTCACCGGTCGGGTGGCCGACCTGCAACTGAGGTTCCTCGGCAACACCGGCGCGCCGGGCGGGCAGGTGGCCGACCTCCAGGTACGGGGCGCCTGGGCGCCCAACCCCGACCTGGTGGTCACCACGGCGGGCTGGACCCCGGCCACGCCGAGCGAGGCCACCCCGGTCACGCTGTCGGCCACGGTCCGCAACGCGGGCACCGCCGCCGCGGGCGCTACCACGGTGGACTTCCGGCTGGGCGGCACGGTGGTGGGCAGCGCCCCGGTCGGGGCCCTCGCCGCCGGTGCCACCACCACCGTCACGGCGACCGTCGGCACCCGGACGGCGGGCAGCTACCGCGTCTCGGCGGTGGTCGACCCGGCCAACACGGTCGCCGAGCAGAACAACGACAACAACACCTTCACCGCCGCCACCGACCTGGTGGTCACCCCGGCCCCCGGCCCCGACCTCCAGGTCGTGGACGTCACCCCCAACCCGCCGAACCCGGCGGTCGGCGCGGCGGTCTCCTTCACCGTGGCGGTCCGCAACCGGGGCATCACCGGCACCAGCGCCACCTCGGTCACCCGGCTCGTCGTCGGCGGCACCACCCTGAACGGCACCACCCCGGGGGTGGCCGCCGGGGCAACGGTCAGCGTGCCGGTCAGCGGCACCTGGACCGCCACCGCCGGCGGGGCCACCGTCACCGCCACCGCCGACGCCACCAACGTCGTCGCGGAGACCAACGAGGCCAACAACGTGTTCTCCCGTTCGATCGTGGTCGGGCGGGGCGCGGCGGCACCGTGGGTCTCGTACGAGGCCGAGGCCGGCCGCTACCAGGGCACCCTGCTGGAGGCCGACCCGCTGCGCACGTTCGGGCACACCAACTTCGGCACCGAGTCCTCCGGCCGCAGGTCGGTGCGGCTGACCGGCACCGGGCAGTTCGTCGAGTTCACCTCGACCATCCCGGCCAACTCCATCGTGGTGCGCAACTCCATCCCGGACGCCCCGAACGGCGGCGGCACCAACGCCAGCATCAGCCTCTACGTCAACGACACGTTCGTCCGGAAGCTGACCCTGTCGTCGAAGCACAGTTGGCTCTACGGCACCACCGACGACACCGAGTCGCTGACGAACACCCCGCAGGCCGACGCGCGGCGGTTGTTCGACGAGTCGCACGCGCTGCTGGCGCAGTCCTACCCGGCCGGCACCCGGTTCCGGCTCCAACGGGACGCCACCGACACGGCCGCGTTCTACGTCATCGACGTCATCGACCTGGAGCAGGTGGCACCTGCGGCCAGCAAGCCGGCCGAGTGCACCTCGATCACCTCGTACGGGGCGGTGCCGAACGACGGGCTCGACGACACCGCCGCCATCCAGCGGGCCGTCACGGACGACCAGAACGGCGTCATCGGCTGCGTCTGGATCCCGGCCGGTCAGTGGCGGCAGGAGCAGAAGATCCTCTCCCCGGACCCGAACCGGGGGCAGTACAACCAGCAGGGCATCCGCAACGTCACCGTCCGGGGCGCCGGCATGTGGCACTCGCAGCTCTACACGCTGACCGAGCCGCAGAACGTGGTGGGCAACATCAACCATCCGCATGAGGGCAACGTCGGCTTCGACATCGACGACAACACCCAGATCTCCGACCTGGCCATCTTCGGCATGACGACCAACCGGGCCCATCGCGGCCACGGGATCAACGGACGGCTCGGCCGGAACACGAAGATCAGCAACGTCTGGATCGAACACGTCAACGTCGGTGCCTGGGTCGGCCGGGACTACTCGGACACCCCGGCGTACTGGAACCCCGGGGACGGCCTCGAGTTCAGCGGCATGCGGATCCGCGACACCTACGCCGACGGCATCAACTTCTCCAACGGCACCCGCAACTCCCGGGTGTTCAACTCGTCGTTCCGCACCACCGGTGACGACGCCCTGGCGGTCTGGGCCAACCCCCGCGTCAAGGACACGACGGTGGACGTCGCGCACGACAACCACTTCGTCAACAACACCATCCAGCTGCCCTGGCGGGCGAACGGCATCGCGGTCTACGGCGGTTACGGCAACACCATCGAGAACAACCTGATCTCCGACACGATGAACTACCCGGGCATCATGCTGGCGACGGACCACAGTCCGCTGCCGTTCTCGGGTACCACGCTGATCGCCAACAACGCGCTCTACCGGTGCGGTGGCGTCTTCTGGAACGAGGACCAGGAGTTCGGGGCGATCACGCTGTTCCCGGCCGGTTCCGACATCACCGGCGTCACCATCCGGGACACCGAGATCCACGACTCGACCTACGACGGCATCCAGTTCAAGACCGGCGGCGGCAACATGCCGAACGTCGCCGTCACCAACGTGAAGATCGACAAGTCGAACCACGGGGCCGGCATCCTGGCGATGGCCGGCGCGCGCGGCAACGCCCGGCTGACCAACGTCACCATCACCAACTCGGCCGACGGCCACATCGTCACGCAACCCGGCTCGAGCTTCGCCATCACCGGCGGCTGA
- a CDS encoding glycosyl hydrolase family 28-related protein, giving the protein MSRPTTTRPDRRARWRTVAATLAVVVATTVTGGGVGTARAHGGSPANPVPVVTRAALDPALVAGRGADVRFLEQEAEHARTDGTPIGPDRTPYTLTSEASGRRAVSLAPGQYVEFTLPAATNAVTVRYSIPDAPTGGGITAPLDVSVDRRPVRTMTLTSQYAWLYNQYPFTNDPTADLLHPDWWITECSCVPAETTPAPVVAKPFRPHHFYDEQRLRLDRTYPAGSVLRLTVPRRSVAAWTVIDLLDSELVGPPRIVPVAANVLAFGADPTGRRDSAAAIDRAVAVAHRTKLPVYLPPGTYQVNRHIVVDDVTILGAGNWYTVVKGREVALDTPAPDGSVHTGVGFYGRPAAEGGSRNVHLSGFAVEGDVRERIDTDQVNGVGGALSHSSIDGLHLRHTKVGLWFDGPMTDVRVTNTIIVDQIADGLNLHTGVTNSVVRNNFVRNTGDDALAMWSEKVGNAGNTIDRNTVQSPVLANGIALYGGTDNTVSGNLVADPVREGSAIQVGARFGAEPFTGHLSIRDNTTVRAGTYELNWKIGLGAIWFYALDRSIDADIRVVGDHYLDSTYNAVMLVSEWAVKDRYSITNVRFSDLRVDGTGTSVVSARTAGSAAFANVDARHVGAVGVNNCGSFHFTPAGSEFGLTDLGGNDGGWLAPWQLPNTITCDDRPPVVPPPPPSAW; this is encoded by the coding sequence ATGTCTCGACCCACCACCACCCGGCCGGATCGACGGGCCCGCTGGCGAACCGTCGCGGCCACCCTGGCCGTCGTCGTGGCGACCACGGTGACCGGCGGCGGCGTCGGTACCGCCCGCGCCCACGGCGGCTCCCCCGCGAACCCCGTCCCGGTGGTCACCCGGGCCGCCCTGGACCCGGCGCTCGTCGCCGGCCGGGGTGCCGACGTCAGGTTCCTCGAGCAGGAGGCGGAGCACGCCCGGACCGACGGCACACCGATCGGTCCGGACCGGACGCCGTACACCCTGACCTCGGAGGCGTCCGGCCGCCGGGCGGTCAGCCTCGCCCCCGGCCAGTACGTCGAGTTCACCCTGCCAGCCGCAACCAACGCGGTCACCGTCCGGTACAGCATCCCGGACGCGCCCACCGGCGGTGGCATCACCGCGCCGCTGGACGTCTCGGTCGACCGCCGGCCGGTCCGGACCATGACGCTCACCTCGCAGTACGCCTGGCTGTACAACCAGTACCCGTTCACCAACGACCCCACCGCCGACCTGCTGCACCCGGACTGGTGGATCACCGAGTGCTCCTGCGTGCCGGCGGAGACCACCCCCGCGCCGGTGGTCGCCAAGCCGTTCCGGCCGCACCACTTCTACGACGAGCAGCGGCTGCGCCTCGACCGGACGTACCCGGCGGGCAGCGTGCTGCGGCTGACCGTCCCAAGGCGCAGCGTCGCCGCCTGGACGGTCATCGACCTGCTCGACTCGGAGCTGGTCGGGCCGCCCCGCATCGTGCCGGTCGCGGCGAACGTGCTGGCCTTCGGGGCGGACCCGACCGGTCGCCGGGACTCCGCCGCCGCCATCGACCGGGCGGTCGCCGTCGCCCACCGGACCAAGCTCCCGGTCTACCTGCCGCCCGGCACGTACCAGGTGAACCGGCACATCGTCGTGGACGACGTCACCATCCTGGGCGCCGGCAACTGGTACACCGTGGTCAAGGGCCGCGAGGTCGCGCTGGACACCCCGGCCCCCGACGGCTCGGTGCACACCGGGGTCGGCTTCTACGGCCGGCCGGCGGCGGAGGGCGGCAGCCGCAACGTCCACCTGTCCGGCTTCGCGGTCGAGGGCGACGTCCGGGAGCGGATCGACACCGACCAGGTCAACGGGGTCGGCGGGGCGCTGAGCCACTCCAGCATCGACGGGCTCCACCTGCGCCACACCAAGGTGGGGCTCTGGTTCGACGGGCCGATGACCGACGTACGGGTCACCAACACCATCATCGTGGACCAGATCGCCGACGGGCTGAACCTCCACACCGGCGTGACCAACTCCGTCGTCCGGAACAACTTCGTCCGCAACACCGGCGACGACGCCCTCGCCATGTGGTCGGAGAAGGTCGGCAACGCCGGCAACACCATCGACCGCAACACCGTGCAGTCGCCGGTCCTCGCCAACGGCATCGCCCTCTACGGCGGCACGGACAACACGGTCTCCGGCAACCTGGTGGCCGACCCGGTCCGGGAGGGCAGCGCGATCCAGGTCGGCGCCCGGTTCGGCGCGGAGCCGTTCACCGGGCACCTGTCGATCCGGGACAACACCACCGTCCGCGCCGGCACCTACGAGCTGAACTGGAAGATCGGTCTGGGCGCGATCTGGTTCTACGCCCTGGACCGCAGCATCGACGCCGACATCCGGGTGGTCGGTGACCACTACCTGGACAGCACCTACAACGCCGTCATGCTGGTCAGCGAGTGGGCGGTGAAGGACCGGTACTCGATCACGAACGTGCGCTTCTCGGACCTCCGGGTGGACGGGACCGGGACCTCGGTGGTGAGCGCCCGTACCGCCGGTTCGGCCGCGTTCGCCAACGTCGACGCCCGACACGTGGGCGCGGTCGGCGTCAACAACTGCGGTTCCTTCCACTTCACCCCGGCCGGGTCCGAGTTCGGCCTGACCGACCTCGGCGGCAACGACGGCGGCTGGCTCGCCCCGTGGCAGTTGCCCAACACCATCACCTGCGACGACCGCCCGCCGGTCGTGCCGCCACCGCCGCCGTCGGCCTGGTGA
- a CDS encoding LacI family DNA-binding transcriptional regulator, which produces MTKRLTEVAKKAGVSEATVSRVLNGRGGVAEATRTAVLTALDVLGYERPTKLRGERARLVGLVLPELQNPIFPALAEVVTGSLAQRGFTPALVARTIGGVSEADYVEMLLDHQVSGLIFAGGSYAFVDAPHDHYRRLTDRGLPVVLVNAGVDGLGFARVSTDDAVAVEQAYGHLRSLGHERIGLVLGPEGHVPSRRKLDAIVAAASWADAAKWVERSSFSMEGARVAAARLIERGVTGIVCASDVLALGAIRAARRLGRTVPTDVSVVGFDDSAFMTCTDPPLTTVRQPIETMGQAAVDLLVTQIEGAGVLHDELLFEPELVVRGSTAPAPGR; this is translated from the coding sequence GTGACGAAGCGACTGACCGAGGTGGCGAAGAAGGCCGGCGTCAGCGAGGCCACCGTGAGCCGGGTGCTCAACGGTCGCGGCGGCGTCGCGGAGGCCACCCGGACAGCCGTGCTGACCGCGCTGGACGTGCTCGGTTACGAGCGGCCGACCAAGTTGCGCGGGGAACGGGCCCGGCTGGTGGGGCTGGTGCTGCCGGAGTTGCAGAACCCGATCTTCCCGGCGCTGGCCGAGGTGGTGACCGGGTCACTGGCCCAGCGTGGCTTCACCCCGGCGCTGGTCGCCCGCACCATCGGTGGCGTCTCCGAGGCCGACTACGTCGAGATGCTGCTGGACCACCAGGTGTCGGGTCTCATCTTCGCCGGCGGGTCGTACGCGTTCGTCGACGCCCCGCACGACCACTACCGGCGGTTGACCGACCGGGGCCTGCCGGTGGTGCTGGTGAACGCGGGTGTGGACGGGCTGGGCTTCGCCCGGGTGTCGACGGACGACGCGGTCGCGGTGGAGCAGGCGTACGGGCACCTGCGGTCGCTCGGGCACGAACGGATCGGCCTGGTCCTGGGGCCGGAGGGACACGTGCCGTCGCGCCGCAAACTGGACGCGATCGTGGCGGCGGCGAGCTGGGCCGACGCCGCGAAGTGGGTGGAGCGCTCCAGCTTCTCCATGGAGGGGGCCCGGGTCGCCGCGGCCCGGTTGATCGAGCGGGGCGTGACCGGCATCGTCTGCGCCAGCGACGTGCTGGCGCTCGGCGCGATCCGGGCCGCCCGGCGACTCGGCCGTACGGTGCCGACCGACGTGTCGGTGGTCGGCTTCGACGACTCCGCGTTCATGACCTGCACCGACCCGCCGTTGACCACGGTGCGGCAGCCGATCGAGACGATGGGGCAGGCCGCGGTCGACCTGTTGGTCACCCAGATCGAGGGGGCCGGCGTGCTCCACGACGAGCTGCTCTTCGAGCCCGAGCTGGTGGTACGCGGCTCCACCGCCCCGGCCCCGGGCCGCTGA